A segment of the Zonotrichia albicollis isolate bZonAlb1 chromosome Z, bZonAlb1.hap1, whole genome shotgun sequence genome:
CAAGTCCAAAGAACGACTTCACCTGAACTCTTAGGCACTTAGTGGTACTATGGCTGCTTTTTCCATGTGCACAACTGCAAAGGTGGCCATCATGAGCTAGTATGGACTGGGACAAAATAAAGACAGTCAGCACCAGCGTCTTTTCCCTCCCTTCAACAGCAGCTCTTTGAGCCATTTACTGTCACTTCTGGAGCTCTACTGACTTCACTGTTTCTCAGGACAGAAATTTGCTCagttttttccctctaaaaacCCTGAATCATACAGCTTTTTGTCCTATAAcattcttaaattatttttctgtctggTCTAAGAGAAAAACTCTCTTCATTTCAGTCCATAACAAAGTTCCCTTGAATTTTAGTAAATATAGAGTTTCACTTTAATTTGTGTATGCTTAACCTTTGCAGGGTACTTACCTCTATACatgtaggtagcttcaatgtaCTAAAGGAAATGAATCCAACTGTCCAGGTCTTGCCATGATTTCCGTTCCTTTGCTATATTATCTAAGTGTTCTTCATATTAGAGATCACATCTTGCTGTCAAGTGTCCCGTGTCAGTCATCATTGCAGAGGAACTACAACAGGTAAAACCAAGAATTCACTCTGGAAATGTCAAGAACTTCAGGTTGTTTAATGTGAACCTGTTTGTATGACAGCTGATGTGTGGTCCTTACATTCCAATCTGTCCTTATTTAGGAATTTTCCAGAAAACTTGGTTTCTTCTGTTATTTATGCATGCTTCATTTtgtttattaataaaaataaatgaaaacaaaactctcATGAATTTGGAGGTTATACATGAAAAAGTAACCCACTGAATCCAGCTCCCAGAAAATTAAGCTGAAAATACAACCCACAGTTTGTGTCTTCTTAAAGCATCAGCTAACAGACAGTGTCCCACTCTTCCATCTTGTTGCCACAAAAAACATCACACATCATTTCTCATACCTAGTAATAATCCACTTATAATCCATTGCCCCATTTATGGTTTTTTAAATCTTTACAAGTTTTTTTATGCACTTTCTTCCTCAGATTTATATGCTAATGAATAGAACTTAAGAATAGGAATAGCACAAGTGACTGAAGAAtttgaaggaaaggaaaactgtCAATATATGTTTTATCTTTTCACCCAAGTGGTGAGTTTCTTTGTGATGCTTTTTGGACTTATCCATGTAAGTAATGGAGTCATGCAGATACCATTAATAGAAACTGCATATTCACAAAAGCCACAAGCAAATATaactgaattttggggtttggatgTGTTTACAATGAGTTGTGTGCATGATCTGGCTCCAGTTGCTAAGATGTCACCTGTACCCAGAATCTTGTGCACCTTCTAATCCCCTTCCTTCTTCAGGTGCTCCAGGCAATTCCAAACCAATTCATCACAGGACCAGGCAGCTCTCAACCACCTCTAGCAGGCTTGAGTCTGATGGATTTCCAGACCACAGTCTTGCCATTGttgtgtgctgtgcccagtgtTGGAATTGGATGGCTGAAGGACAGAGGTGAGAAGACTGGGAATTGTTGCCCACAGTTTCTCTGGTTCCTGTCAGAATTGGAAAGGACAACTTCAGAGTGATTTTCCGGTGACTTTTTTAGGTCTATTCATTGCAAGCCATGGAGTTTCTCAGCtgctttataaaaataaatttttgttctgctgcttttaCCTTTTCCTCAGCCACAACGGCCTGTTCTGCTCTGTCCACTTTGCAGGCCCATTTTAGGTTATTTGTATAACAGTAATACTTTGTAGGTCAGGACTCTATCAATTTTAGGGATTATAAATCAGAACAAAGatagaaataaagagaaaaggaatCAAAGGGAATTGTCAAAGATGAAAGGCAGTAAAAGGAGCAAACTTTTTCCCTATATCTATAATTGACTGCAGAACAAAGTCAGACTGGTTTTGGTAACCACAGGGTGTAACAATCAGGCTTGAGGTTAAATCTATTTTCCTGAGGACAGCAGGACAATCTACCTGAGTGTCACATTTGTAATAATGAAATTTTAGAGGAGTGATTAAAGACTAAAAGATCATTGGAATGTTGGTATTGGATTTCCACCCAGGCTGAAGGCCAGAACTGCAGGTGCAAAAAGATTTCCACTACATTGCAACAGAGCATTTTAGAAAGGGCAATGCTTTCCCCTAATAGGCTGCTGACCTATTGGGTGTTTCTCAGCATCCTAATGCTCTTGCCACTTTGACTAAGACCGAATACGAAAAAACTTGCTTCTTGACTAATAATTTCAgtaaagtggttttttttttcaaagatatTTTAGTTCAATATTAGCAGTTTGCTTGAATTGGTTCTTAATCTCTCTCGGTTTCTACTTCATTGTCTAGAGTCCATGTTAGGTTTCCGTGTTCCTAAATCTGGAAGTGTAATTGCATTTCCAAAACTCTTCCTGCCTCACAATGAGGCCAAAATGCCCCCTTCTGTTCTCCCACGCAGGCTCTTGCCCTCTGACTCCTCTTAACAGCTAAACCTTTGCTGCCAGTTTCCatcagagctgctgagggaagCTGGCTAAGAAAAAGGAAACTGCAGACACTAAAGCCAAACTAGAGAGTGCAGACTTGGAGCAGATCCTATCAGCATAGCTTGTTACAGGCAGCAGACAGGTATAACTTTTCACAGGCAGTCACCtacacagagcacagcaaagcaggtTGCTTACTCATGCTACAAAACCAGGTCATGGAAAGGAGATTTAAGCCAAAAGGGCTCAGAAGGATATTTACACCTATCCACAGCCATTCTTGGTGGTTCCGGAAGGAATTTTAGGATGTGAACAGATTCTCAAATGGGTTGCAGAGGATGGACTACAGACAGACTGTGGAAACTGGGCACGTGGTTTTGAGGTAGCAGGGAATGGAGAAAGACACGACAGCTCTAGCTGGGAGTTTATATCCCTCTTCTCCACAGCTTTACAGGAAACTATCTGCAGAAGGTCCAGGTGAATAGAAATTACAAGTTAAATTAGAACCTAGGTGATGAAAAAATTTAAGTTAAGCTGTATTAGAAATTTTGTATTACATGACTTATTGATTGCAATAAATTTTCTGCTACGAGAGTCATAATATAGGATGTTTATTCTTCTGAGAATAAAAACCTTCAGTTGCAACTCTGACTTAGTGCAACCATTATTCTGCCATGGATCCCTGAAAGAATCTGTTCATCCCCTCCTCCGTTGTTGTAGAACAGCATTGTCCACTTCAGCCTCTTGGGGGCTTCATCAGCACAAGCTTCCCACCTTCTACAGTCGGAGCTTTGGTGCCTAGCTTCATTCCACGGTGCCAAATTTCTGCAAGTGGTGAATCCCTGATATTTCACTAGCTAGAACATATAGTCTACAGGTTAGAAGATGCACCAAAGGAAAAAGGAACCCCTTGCTCACACCTGTGCATGTGCCATGAGGGCCTGCTACCTGCACTGGACCCATATTTGTTATTCAGAACCCCCACTGCCAACAATTAAATCATTCTCTCCAGATAAAGTTTAAACATTCAAGCTCTGATGTGTTTCAGTCTTAACAGCTGATGGGTGAAATCTGTGGAGGAGGTAGGCAGCTGAACAGACATGAGCAGTAGTAACTGTATTTTTAAGGCAAATGATCTGATCCTAATGCACTAAACTTAGAATTATTACCACAGCTTACCAGGGGTTTAAATATCAGGGGCTGTTTATGTCCCATGTTTCTCCCTTccagctgctgaattttcctgaagCTGGCAGGCCTGCAAAGCATTCACAGACATGTAGTAGCTGCTCAGGAAGGGGCAGAGACATACTAGCCAACTGCTTGCACTCAACAAAATGGAAATCCTAAACGGACCACGGAGTAATGCAGTTTCATGGGGAGTTAAATACCGGTGGGTTTGAAAAACAGGGTTAGTTCCTTATAATCTAGGCCTGACAGAGAAGGCTTCTATTAGCCTGCACCACGAATGACTTCATACCATTATAATCTCTCTTGCCATGGGCATTAACTCTGAGGAAGGTACCTTCACGCGCTGCGGGGTAACAGGGAATCTGCTTCTTTCCACGCGTTTCTCAGATTTTTTGGCTGTATACCCCTGTACACCGTTTGAGGGAGAGGCCCCGTGGAGCACCGCACCGCCCTGTGTCCCTCCATGGATCCGCTGTCCCTTCCCCGCACCCTCTACCCGGTGCCCGCGCAGCGGGAGCCCTGGCTGAGTCTTTGTGTCGCGCTGTCGCTCGTCTGTCGCTGTCGCTTGTCCCTGGCAGCGCTGCGCACGCTCTGCCTCAAGGCGCGACCCCGCTGCTGCAAGCGCGGTGCGACCCTTGGGTGGCAGCCCCGCCACGCCGCGCTCCCCTGCCCCGCCCTCCCGCAGCTGCGGGCACTGCCCGCGGCCCCAGCCCGCGCTGCCCGCCCGCTCCCGGCGCTCCGCGGCCTCCCC
Coding sequences within it:
- the NREP gene encoding neuronal regeneration-related protein isoform X1 translates to MDPLSLPRTLYPVPAQREPWLSLCVALSLVCRCRLSLAALRTLCLKARPRCCKRGATLGWQPRHAALPCPALPQLRALPAAPARAARPLPALRGLPAHRLLPSQTSTADAKRRAGGCLRLPPVSSDALCRIM